One Natronomonas moolapensis 8.8.11 genomic region harbors:
- a CDS encoding RAD55 family ATPase — protein sequence MDRIPFGIRRLDTTIGGGAPPGSVVLLSGEAGAGAREFIYTAALMNALAENDPDLFELYYGDLPPGTATPPEVHYISFTAEKKQLRREMSLAMDDEIVSTAAESVTFHDLSGEYFQLSPVPREWYSDRTDVITQLGSEQDRRSVPEALGDTLTEHASGNLVIIDSISDLVDAPTDDLGWDDVPVILKGISRIAFKWGGMVLLHVSRESLDDRRHGQLVDAADGTLLFRWESGGSMRDRTMVVKQFRGVLSRIEAEDIVQFETEIGESGFDISDVRKIR from the coding sequence ATGGACCGCATCCCGTTCGGGATCAGGCGGCTGGACACGACCATCGGTGGGGGGGCGCCGCCGGGGAGCGTCGTGTTGCTCTCGGGGGAGGCCGGGGCGGGCGCCCGGGAGTTCATTTATACCGCTGCGTTGATGAACGCGCTCGCCGAGAACGACCCGGACCTCTTCGAGTTGTACTACGGCGACCTTCCGCCGGGAACGGCAACCCCGCCGGAGGTCCACTACATCTCCTTTACTGCCGAAAAAAAACAGCTCCGGCGGGAGATGTCGCTCGCGATGGACGACGAGATCGTCTCGACGGCCGCCGAGTCGGTCACGTTTCACGACCTCTCGGGCGAGTACTTCCAGCTCAGCCCCGTCCCGCGGGAGTGGTACTCCGATCGGACGGACGTGATCACCCAACTCGGCAGCGAACAGGACCGCAGGAGCGTCCCCGAGGCGCTCGGGGACACCCTGACCGAACACGCGTCCGGGAACCTCGTCATCATCGACTCGATCTCCGATCTCGTCGACGCGCCGACGGACGACCTCGGGTGGGACGACGTTCCCGTCATCCTGAAGGGGATCTCGCGGATAGCTTTTAAATGGGGTGGGATGGTCCTCCTCCACGTCAGCCGCGAATCGCTCGACGATCGCCGACACGGCCAGCTGGTCGACGCCGCCGACGGCACCCTGCTGTTCCGGTGGGAAAGCGGCGGGTCGATGCGGGACCGGACGATGGTCGTCAAACAGTTTCGCGGGGTGCTTTCGCGGATCGAGGCCGAGGACATCGTCCAGTTCGAGACCGAGATCGGTGAGTCCGGCTTCGACATCAGCGACGTTCGGAAGATCCGCTGA
- a CDS encoding cytochrome c oxidase subunit 3, which produces MSVETDDGHGHGDGHHLPAVEDWPKGFGEASWWPFIAALGGSGFYVGVALFVLGRGSEPIINPVIGPAVFVLSTVAFLTGLYGWLYHAFIVDFWGGETTDYGFPLKLTMLLFLATEVATFGGGFVYYFFIRAGAWENLPAIVAEGDVLSTLVIANTLVLIASSITMHYAHHALLSGDRTRFVRLLGATLGLGIVFLGGQVYEYYEFIVHYGFGLTDGAYGSAFYGLTGLHGLHVALGAVLLSIVFVRALYGHYSAERHVSISTVSMYWHFVDVVWVFLVVVLYGGAIL; this is translated from the coding sequence ATGAGCGTCGAAACTGACGACGGCCACGGGCACGGTGACGGCCATCACCTCCCTGCCGTCGAGGACTGGCCGAAAGGATTCGGGGAGGCCTCGTGGTGGCCATTCATCGCCGCCCTCGGTGGCTCGGGATTCTACGTCGGCGTTGCACTGTTCGTGCTCGGCCGCGGATCGGAGCCGATTATCAACCCCGTCATCGGTCCCGCCGTCTTCGTATTGAGCACCGTCGCGTTCCTCACCGGACTGTACGGGTGGCTCTATCACGCGTTCATCGTCGACTTCTGGGGCGGCGAGACGACTGATTATGGGTTCCCGTTGAAACTGACGATGCTTCTGTTCCTCGCGACCGAGGTCGCGACGTTCGGCGGCGGCTTCGTGTACTACTTTTTCATCCGCGCGGGCGCCTGGGAGAACCTCCCGGCGATCGTCGCGGAGGGCGACGTGTTGAGCACGCTCGTGATCGCCAACACTCTCGTGTTGATCGCGAGTTCGATAACCATGCACTACGCCCACCATGCGTTACTGTCCGGCGATCGAACCCGGTTTGTCCGTCTGTTGGGTGCCACACTCGGGCTCGGGATCGTCTTCCTCGGCGGGCAGGTCTATGAGTACTACGAGTTCATCGTCCACTACGGCTTCGGGCTTACCGACGGCGCGTACGGATCGGCGTTCTACGGGCTGACCGGACTCCACGGCCTCCACGTCGCCTTGGGGGCCGTGCTGTTGTCGATCGTCTTCGTCCGGGCGCTGTACGGCCACTACTCGGCCGAGAGACACGTCTCGATCAGCACTGTCTCGATGTACTGGCACTTCGTCGACGTGGTGTGGGTCTTCCTCGTTGTCGTACTCTACGGCGGCGCGATACTCTAG
- a CDS encoding NRAMP family divalent metal transporter, with product MASIARLRGYAGEMGPSWVAGAIAAGPATMASLITGGAAYGYDLLWVVVLSAFAGALAQYLAMRLGLLTESGIVSVVESHLGEWWAWLLVADVVVAAGVAQLVIMNTLASVSATITGTDAWIWGLVWAIVLALGLAGQGYGLLESAAKLIVATVVVAFVVSLFVVPVDPGAAVGGLVPSLPGGGALVAAGILGGAVHISLITMHSYTMRAKGWTDREYGLATFDIGASMLVAFGIYSVAIFLVAASVLSDPDLTTVGAAQALGPLVGENARWLFLLGLGGAAVSTLGGNTIVPPFVLADKLGWGTTVEDPRYRGLLAAVALLSAPGAAIGGQVIGQLVLVLALGTVGTPFAIALVIYLLNSPAVSRPTATATNVGGLALLSVSGALAANFLREQIAAGLGPLSGAVLAFGIVLALAMVVLLAKYAREQFRTEDATVEPAD from the coding sequence ATGGCCTCGATCGCGCGCCTCCGTGGCTACGCGGGCGAGATGGGTCCCTCGTGGGTCGCGGGCGCCATCGCGGCCGGTCCAGCGACGATGGCGAGTCTCATCACCGGCGGCGCGGCCTACGGCTACGACCTCCTGTGGGTCGTGGTGCTGTCGGCCTTCGCCGGCGCGCTCGCGCAGTACCTCGCGATGCGTCTGGGGTTGCTCACCGAGTCCGGCATCGTCAGTGTGGTCGAGTCCCACCTCGGCGAATGGTGGGCGTGGCTTTTGGTCGCGGACGTCGTCGTTGCCGCCGGCGTCGCCCAGCTCGTGATCATGAACACGCTCGCGAGCGTCTCGGCGACGATCACGGGAACCGACGCCTGGATCTGGGGGCTCGTCTGGGCTATCGTGCTCGCGCTTGGCCTCGCGGGCCAGGGCTACGGGCTCCTCGAGAGCGCGGCGAAGCTCATCGTCGCCACGGTGGTCGTCGCCTTCGTTGTCTCGCTGTTCGTCGTGCCGGTGGACCCGGGGGCGGCCGTCGGCGGACTCGTCCCGTCGCTCCCCGGCGGCGGTGCGCTCGTTGCCGCGGGCATCCTCGGCGGCGCGGTCCACATCTCGCTCATCACGATGCACTCCTACACGATGCGGGCGAAAGGCTGGACCGACCGCGAGTACGGGCTGGCGACGTTCGACATCGGCGCCTCGATGCTCGTCGCCTTCGGGATCTACAGCGTCGCGATCTTCCTCGTCGCGGCGAGCGTTCTCTCGGACCCCGATCTCACCACCGTCGGCGCCGCACAGGCGCTCGGCCCGCTGGTCGGCGAGAACGCCAGGTGGCTCTTTTTGCTCGGTCTCGGCGGCGCGGCGGTGTCGACGCTCGGCGGCAACACCATCGTCCCGCCGTTCGTCCTCGCCGACAAACTCGGCTGGGGGACGACCGTAGAGGACCCGCGCTATCGGGGCCTCCTGGCCGCCGTTGCGCTCCTCTCTGCCCCCGGCGCGGCGATCGGCGGGCAGGTGATCGGCCAACTCGTCCTCGTCCTCGCGCTCGGGACGGTCGGGACGCCCTTCGCCATCGCGTTGGTGATCTACCTGTTGAATTCCCCGGCGGTGTCGCGGCCGACCGCCACGGCGACGAACGTCGGCGGTCTGGCGTTGCTCTCGGTGTCGGGTGCCCTCGCCGCGAACTTCCTCCGCGAGCAGATTGCGGCGGGACTCGGCCCGCTTTCGGGGGCCGTGTTGGCCTTCGGGATCGTTCTCGCGCTCGCGATGGTCGTGCTGTTGGCGAAGTACGCGCGCGAACAGTTCCGAACGGAGGACGCCACCGTCGAACCGGCCGATTGA
- a CDS encoding DUF7520 family protein, whose amino-acid sequence MTETGGGIEGERIIAVLYVVVVAIAGVLGAAIGSIGLRDLEAVSLLGVVTFQPTPAGLAAFGMTTVGTALGVALLLVVYVSRNYVDA is encoded by the coding sequence GTGACGGAGACAGGCGGCGGTATCGAGGGCGAACGCATTATTGCGGTCCTATACGTGGTCGTCGTCGCGATCGCGGGTGTGCTCGGTGCTGCCATCGGAAGCATCGGACTCCGGGATCTCGAGGCGGTATCGCTGCTCGGGGTAGTGACGTTCCAGCCGACGCCGGCCGGGCTCGCGGCCTTCGGCATGACGACCGTCGGCACGGCACTCGGCGTCGCGTTGTTGTTGGTGGTGTACGTCTCGCGGAACTACGTCGACGCGTAG
- a CDS encoding beta-ribofuranosylaminobenzene 5'-phosphate synthase family protein, producing the protein MRVRVDVGGRLHVGFQNLSLAHKRLYGGVGIALDAPRVVLEAEPADRVVCEDDLVAEYAERSCSVFGVDGVDIDVVETLPRHVGLGSGTQTALATLAAVGRAHGREPDVRGLAPSLNRGGRSGVGVAAFESGGFVVDSGHPTERFTTSPPEAGEWSVPAVTARQDLPGDWRFLIVLPEAEAGRSGDGEDESMQSVIERADPAVADSLASLLTRRLLPAAAEGRLDAFGDAVGDFGRLNGAWYADEQGGVYRPPAGRLIDELAASPAVRGVGQSSWGPAVYGVTDAAGAKKARSDAERALASVGVGGQVHVARPQNEGARLRHLR; encoded by the coding sequence ATGCGCGTTCGGGTCGACGTCGGCGGGAGACTCCACGTCGGGTTTCAGAACCTCTCGTTGGCGCACAAACGGCTCTACGGCGGCGTCGGCATCGCACTCGACGCGCCCCGGGTTGTCCTGGAGGCGGAGCCGGCCGACCGGGTCGTCTGTGAGGACGACCTCGTCGCGGAGTACGCCGAGCGGAGTTGCTCGGTGTTCGGCGTCGACGGCGTCGACATCGACGTCGTCGAGACACTGCCGCGTCACGTCGGCCTGGGAAGCGGCACCCAGACCGCGCTCGCGACGCTTGCGGCCGTCGGCCGGGCCCACGGCCGCGAGCCGGACGTCCGCGGGTTGGCGCCCTCGCTCAACCGGGGAGGCCGAAGCGGCGTCGGCGTCGCGGCGTTCGAGTCGGGCGGGTTCGTCGTCGATTCGGGGCACCCGACCGAGCGCTTCACCACGAGCCCGCCCGAAGCCGGGGAGTGGAGCGTTCCAGCGGTCACCGCGCGTCAGGACCTCCCCGGGGACTGGCGGTTCCTGATCGTGCTGCCCGAGGCCGAGGCCGGACGGAGCGGCGACGGCGAGGACGAGAGCATGCAAAGCGTCATCGAACGCGCCGATCCCGCCGTTGCGGACTCGCTCGCGTCGCTTTTGACCCGTCGGCTCCTGCCCGCCGCCGCCGAGGGGCGTCTCGATGCCTTCGGCGACGCGGTCGGCGATTTCGGCCGTCTCAACGGCGCGTGGTACGCCGACGAGCAGGGCGGCGTCTACCGCCCCCCGGCGGGTCGGCTCATCGACGAGTTGGCGGCGTCGCCGGCGGTTCGCGGCGTCGGCCAGTCCTCGTGGGGACCGGCCGTGTACGGTGTCACCGACGCTGCAGGGGCGAAGAAAGCCCGGTCGGACGCCGAGAGGGCGCTCGCCTCGGTCGGCGTCGGGGGGCAAGTCCACGTCGCACGCCCCCAAAACGAAGGGGCGCGGCTCCGGCACCTCCGGTAA
- a CDS encoding DUF6684 family protein produces MSDRIFDRETLLDLSVNVIPLAILLCFVLLFIFVSPFPADSLVLVVQMAIVGVIGVALFVLTYYSGKVISRDEKATNNYIPAGYSEADAEVSGVPGEESE; encoded by the coding sequence ATGAGCGATCGTATATTCGACCGCGAAACGCTGTTGGACCTCTCGGTCAACGTCATTCCGCTCGCGATATTACTCTGCTTCGTGCTCTTATTTATATTCGTATCACCGTTTCCCGCCGACTCGCTCGTCCTCGTGGTCCAGATGGCCATCGTCGGCGTCATCGGCGTTGCGCTCTTCGTGTTGACGTACTACTCGGGGAAAGTCATCTCGCGGGACGAAAAAGCGACGAACAACTACATCCCGGCGGGCTACTCCGAAGCCGACGCGGAAGTCTCGGGCGTTCCGGGCGAAGAAAGCGAGTAA
- a CDS encoding SDR family NAD(P)-dependent oxidoreductase, with protein sequence MASFEDTTAVITGAGSGIGRTTALEFADRGADVVVADVDVEGGEGTASRIEDAGGDAVFVETDVTDPDEAEAMVDTAVEEYGRLDYAFNNAGIGGEQADVAEYPPEQWRAVIDVNLVGVFNCMRAELRRMKRQDAGGAVVNNASVLGKVGFETSSGYVAAKHGVLGLTKTAALENAEAGVRVNAVCPGFIETPLLEAGGITTDPEVRAAIEGRHAMNRLGTPEEVSGAVLWLCSDEASFVTGESLDVEGGYLSR encoded by the coding sequence ATGGCTTCTTTCGAGGACACGACAGCGGTGATCACCGGCGCCGGATCGGGAATCGGGCGCACGACGGCCCTCGAGTTCGCCGACCGCGGCGCCGACGTCGTCGTCGCGGACGTCGACGTCGAGGGCGGTGAGGGGACCGCCTCGCGGATCGAAGACGCAGGTGGGGACGCCGTCTTCGTCGAAACGGACGTGACCGACCCCGACGAGGCCGAGGCGATGGTCGACACCGCCGTCGAGGAGTACGGTCGCCTCGACTACGCGTTCAACAACGCGGGCATCGGCGGCGAACAGGCCGACGTCGCGGAGTACCCGCCCGAACAGTGGCGGGCCGTCATCGACGTCAACCTCGTCGGCGTGTTCAACTGCATGCGGGCGGAGCTACGCCGGATGAAGCGACAGGACGCGGGCGGTGCCGTCGTGAACAACGCGTCGGTCCTCGGCAAGGTCGGCTTCGAGACGTCGTCGGGGTACGTCGCCGCGAAGCACGGCGTACTCGGGTTGACGAAGACGGCCGCCCTCGAGAACGCGGAGGCCGGCGTGCGCGTCAACGCCGTGTGTCCGGGGTTCATCGAAACACCGCTGCTCGAGGCGGGCGGAATCACGACTGACCCGGAGGTGCGGGCGGCCATCGAGGGCCGGCACGCGATGAACCGCCTCGGAACGCCCGAGGAGGTCTCGGGGGCCGTTCTCTGGTTGTGTAGCGACGAGGCGTCCTTCGTGACCGGCGAGTCCCTCGACGTCGAGGGCGGTTATCTCAGCCGCTGA
- a CDS encoding DUF7541 family protein, with protein sequence MATESERYDKTSPWPIVVVLGVVFSELGILFNVLPVAVAGLVVFVGSVSGIVHEAGYVVSPWRLLVGLGAALAVLGGVVVSVRFDGGLSASVFSAAAADGVLQRGLTVAVTGVVVSVAGTVLPRVWNQ encoded by the coding sequence ATGGCAACGGAGTCCGAGCGGTACGACAAGACGAGCCCGTGGCCCATCGTCGTCGTCCTCGGCGTGGTGTTCAGCGAACTCGGGATCTTGTTCAACGTCTTGCCCGTCGCGGTCGCGGGGCTCGTCGTCTTCGTCGGCAGCGTCTCCGGAATCGTCCACGAAGCCGGCTACGTCGTCTCGCCGTGGCGGCTCCTCGTCGGCCTCGGCGCGGCGTTGGCCGTCCTGGGTGGGGTCGTCGTCTCGGTTCGCTTCGACGGAGGGCTTTCGGCGTCCGTGTTTTCGGCTGCCGCTGCCGACGGAGTCCTCCAGCGGGGGCTCACGGTTGCTGTGACAGGGGTGGTGGTGTCCGTCGCCGGGACCGTTCTCCCGCGTGTGTGGAACCAGTAA
- a CDS encoding transcription factor S: MQFCEECGSLMHVDGDEMVCSSCGASQRKDRERAESFVSTETQTDDDVIESSPDADFEGKPTATDVICDECGHDKAWYTIKQTGSADEPPTRFFKCTECGHRWRGYS; encoded by the coding sequence ATGCAGTTCTGCGAGGAGTGCGGCTCCCTGATGCACGTCGACGGCGACGAGATGGTCTGTTCGTCCTGTGGCGCGAGCCAACGGAAGGACCGAGAGCGCGCCGAGTCGTTCGTCAGCACCGAGACGCAGACCGACGACGACGTGATCGAGTCCTCCCCCGACGCGGACTTCGAGGGGAAACCGACCGCGACGGACGTGATTTGCGACGAGTGCGGCCACGACAAGGCGTGGTACACGATCAAACAGACCGGAAGCGCCGACGAGCCGCCGACGCGCTTTTTTAAATGCACCGAGTGCGGCCACCGCTGGCGTGGATACAGCTGA
- a CDS encoding cytochrome c oxidase subunit II, producing MRGTRILPVALVGVLALLVADPVAAQTSIHDELITDLNTTLLYAAIPIAILVEAILIYAIVKFKNSDDPKPTEENRRLEITWTIATAVVLLFVGVASYQVLAVEEIGNPIDDEERLEPSVSQDIEGAVGPYADESDAVEIEIEAFRYGWRASYDNGSAATFNEIRIPTDRPVYLHVYATDWLHMLHVPEVGLKQEAQIGTYNTVKTEAYEPGSHQFYCTQYCGVGHSQMNGEFIIMEGGEFDSWVDEQSE from the coding sequence ATGAGGGGTACACGAATACTTCCGGTGGCGCTCGTCGGGGTCCTCGCGCTGCTCGTGGCCGATCCAGTGGCCGCACAGACGTCAATCCACGACGAACTCATCACGGATCTCAATACGACGCTGTTGTACGCGGCCATCCCGATCGCGATCCTCGTCGAAGCAATTCTCATCTACGCCATCGTCAAGTTCAAAAACAGCGACGACCCGAAGCCGACCGAAGAGAACCGACGCCTCGAGATCACCTGGACGATCGCGACGGCCGTCGTGTTGCTGTTCGTCGGGGTCGCCTCCTATCAGGTGCTCGCCGTCGAGGAGATCGGCAACCCGATCGACGACGAGGAGCGCCTCGAACCGTCGGTCTCACAGGACATCGAGGGCGCCGTCGGTCCCTACGCCGACGAGAGCGACGCCGTCGAGATCGAAATCGAGGCCTTCCGGTACGGCTGGCGGGCGAGCTACGACAACGGCTCGGCGGCGACGTTCAACGAGATACGCATCCCGACCGATAGGCCGGTGTACCTCCACGTCTACGCGACAGACTGGCTACATATGCTCCACGTCCCCGAGGTCGGCCTCAAACAGGAAGCCCAGATAGGGACGTACAATACGGTCAAAACGGAAGCGTACGAGCCCGGGAGCCACCAGTTCTACTGCACGCAGTACTGCGGCGTCGGCCACTCCCAGATGAACGGCGAGTTCATCATCATGGAGGGCGGCGAGTTCGACAGCTGGGTCGACGAACAGTCCGAGTGA
- a CDS encoding cytochrome c oxidase subunit I, with protein MDAEQLALTVLMGAVVLAAFGFVARVRNWRARLPLVGGKRVATDGGHAHESSETHAHKPSGVIRWLTTVDHKDIGILYGTYGVIAFLWGGVAVLIMRIELFTAASTYISPNMYNALLTSHGITMLFLFGTPIIAAFSNYFIPLLIGADDMAFPRINAIAFWLLPPGALLIWAGFFTIPLDIGVGPAATSWTMYTPLSVEQANPGVDLMLLGLHLTGVSATMGAINFIATIFTERGDDVSWANLDIFSWTILTQSGIILFAFPLLGSALIMLLLDRNFGTTFFAVEGGGPILWQHLFWFFGHPEVYILVLPMMGIVSWILPKFAGRKLFGFKFVVYSTLAIGVLSFGVWAHHMFGSGIDPRIRASFMATSLAIAIPSAVKTFNWITTLWNGNIRLTTPMLFCIGFVSNFVIGGITGVFLASVPVNLILHETYYVVGHFHYVVMGMIAFAGFGAIYYWFPIVTGRMYNRTAAKAHFWLTMIGTNITFFAMLLAGYFEMPRRYATYEFNPSLAPLAEITLLHRAMTVGALLITVGTALWLLNVVWSWKKGGEVTDPDPWDTKEYGLHGREFAWFEQQLAATDGGDEVVADGGSDVATDGGTVEDGQPE; from the coding sequence ATGGATGCAGAACAGCTCGCGCTGACAGTTCTCATGGGGGCAGTCGTCCTCGCGGCGTTCGGGTTCGTCGCTCGCGTGCGGAACTGGCGCGCACGGCTGCCGCTCGTCGGGGGCAAGCGGGTCGCGACCGACGGCGGCCATGCGCACGAATCGTCAGAGACACACGCTCACAAGCCGTCCGGCGTCATCCGCTGGTTGACGACGGTCGATCACAAGGACATCGGGATCCTCTATGGGACCTACGGCGTCATTGCGTTCCTGTGGGGCGGCGTCGCCGTTCTGATCATGCGGATCGAACTGTTCACCGCGGCGTCGACGTACATCAGCCCGAACATGTACAACGCGCTGTTGACGAGCCACGGGATCACGATGTTGTTTCTCTTCGGGACCCCGATCATCGCGGCGTTCTCGAATTACTTCATTCCGCTCTTGATCGGCGCGGACGACATGGCGTTCCCGCGGATCAACGCCATCGCTTTCTGGCTCCTGCCACCGGGAGCGCTGTTGATTTGGGCCGGCTTTTTCACCATCCCGTTGGACATCGGCGTCGGTCCGGCCGCGACGTCTTGGACGATGTACACGCCACTATCGGTCGAGCAGGCCAACCCCGGCGTGGACCTCATGTTGCTCGGACTTCACCTGACAGGCGTCTCCGCGACGATGGGTGCGATCAACTTCATCGCGACCATCTTCACCGAGCGTGGCGACGACGTCTCCTGGGCGAACCTCGACATCTTCAGCTGGACGATCCTCACCCAGTCGGGAATCATCCTGTTCGCGTTCCCGCTGCTCGGTAGCGCGCTTATCATGTTGCTCTTGGACCGCAACTTCGGTACCACCTTCTTCGCAGTCGAGGGCGGCGGGCCGATACTGTGGCAACACCTGTTTTGGTTCTTCGGTCACCCGGAGGTGTACATACTCGTGTTGCCGATGATGGGAATCGTCTCGTGGATCCTCCCGAAGTTCGCAGGCCGGAAGCTCTTCGGATTCAAGTTCGTCGTCTACTCGACGCTCGCCATCGGGGTGCTCTCCTTCGGCGTGTGGGCGCACCACATGTTCGGCAGCGGCATCGACCCCCGCATCCGGGCGTCGTTCATGGCGACGTCGCTGGCCATCGCCATCCCGTCGGCGGTGAAGACGTTCAACTGGATCACGACGCTGTGGAACGGGAACATCCGACTGACGACACCGATGCTGTTCTGCATCGGGTTCGTCTCGAACTTCGTGATCGGCGGGATCACCGGGGTCTTCCTGGCGTCCGTCCCGGTCAATCTCATTCTGCATGAGACGTACTACGTCGTCGGGCACTTCCACTACGTGGTGATGGGGATGATCGCCTTCGCCGGCTTCGGGGCGATCTACTACTGGTTCCCGATCGTCACCGGCCGGATGTACAACCGGACGGCCGCGAAGGCGCACTTTTGGCTCACGATGATCGGCACCAACATCACGTTCTTCGCGATGCTGCTCGCCGGCTACTTCGAGATGCCGCGGCGCTATGCGACCTACGAGTTCAACCCGAGCCTCGCGCCGCTGGCGGAGATCACGCTGCTCCACCGGGCGATGACGGTCGGTGCGCTCCTCATCACCGTCGGCACGGCGCTCTGGCTTCTCAACGTCGTTTGGTCCTGGAAGAAAGGCGGCGAGGTCACGGACCCCGATCCCTGGGACACCAAGGAGTACGGCCTCCACGGCCGCGAGTTCGCGTGGTTCGAACAGCAACTCGCGGCGACGGACGGCGGTGACGAGGTCGTAGCCGACGGCGGCAGCGACGTCGCGACGGACGGCGGCACCGTCGAAGACGGCCAGCCGGAGTAA
- a CDS encoding heme o synthase gives MRSSTLRPVGFVPLLAASVVGVYMLVVVGSTAALSDAAAACGGWPLCQGDLSNPSVLVAIFHRLVAAVVGVLVAATAAVGWRRGSQRVRSALLVALCLYPIQAAVGAVVATGTAVDRLHLLAAMVIFAALVLALAWQLETETGSDDAPETVPDPAPPATEGDATGSAPTLSGTERIKATLGAYVRLMKPRLMWLLCLVAGAGMVLAGTPPIRTVVATLGGGVLAIGASGTFNHVLERDVDKRMDRTADRPLATHEVPVANALAFGGLLTVASLWAFLSVNLLTAALGLAAIGFYSIVYTLVLKPNTVQNTVLGGAAGALPALIGYAAVTGTVGTVGLVLAGVIFLWTPAHFYNLALAYRDDYERGGFPMMPVVRGDTETRKHILLYLGATLLGAGALAAVSDLGWLYGATTVSLGAVFLWMVIRLHYERSEGAAFRAFHASNAYLGLVLVAIVVDGLAV, from the coding sequence ATGCGATCGTCGACACTTCGGCCAGTGGGGTTCGTGCCGCTGCTCGCGGCGTCGGTCGTCGGCGTGTACATGCTCGTCGTGGTCGGCTCGACCGCTGCGCTGTCGGACGCTGCGGCCGCGTGCGGCGGCTGGCCGCTCTGCCAGGGCGACCTCTCGAATCCGTCCGTGCTGGTGGCGATTTTCCATCGCCTCGTGGCCGCGGTCGTCGGGGTGCTCGTGGCGGCGACCGCCGCGGTCGGCTGGCGCCGCGGGAGCCAGCGTGTCCGGAGCGCGCTCCTCGTAGCACTGTGTCTGTACCCGATCCAGGCCGCGGTGGGCGCGGTCGTCGCGACCGGCACGGCCGTCGATCGGCTCCATCTCCTCGCCGCGATGGTCATCTTCGCTGCGCTGGTGTTGGCGCTGGCGTGGCAGTTGGAGACCGAAACTGGAAGCGACGACGCCCCCGAGACGGTCCCCGATCCCGCGCCGCCAGCAACCGAGGGCGACGCCACCGGATCGGCCCCGACTCTCTCCGGGACCGAACGTATCAAGGCCACACTCGGTGCGTACGTCCGGCTGATGAAACCACGGCTGATGTGGCTGCTCTGTCTCGTCGCTGGCGCCGGGATGGTGCTGGCGGGGACGCCGCCGATCCGGACGGTCGTCGCGACACTCGGCGGCGGCGTCCTCGCTATCGGCGCGTCGGGCACGTTCAACCACGTCCTCGAGCGGGACGTCGACAAGCGAATGGACCGAACCGCCGATCGGCCCCTTGCGACCCACGAGGTCCCCGTAGCGAACGCGCTGGCTTTCGGCGGCCTGTTGACCGTCGCCTCGCTCTGGGCGTTCCTGTCGGTGAACCTCCTCACCGCCGCGCTCGGGCTGGCTGCGATCGGCTTCTACAGCATCGTGTATACGCTCGTGTTAAAGCCCAATACGGTACAGAACACGGTGCTCGGCGGGGCTGCAGGAGCACTTCCCGCACTCATTGGATACGCCGCCGTGACCGGAACGGTGGGGACCGTCGGCCTCGTCTTGGCGGGGGTTATTTTCCTGTGGACGCCGGCACACTTTTATAATCTCGCGTTGGCCTACCGCGACGACTACGAGCGCGGTGGCTTCCCGATGATGCCGGTCGTCCGCGGCGACACCGAGACACGGAAACACATCCTGCTGTATCTCGGCGCGACGCTGCTCGGGGCGGGAGCGCTCGCCGCGGTGTCGGACCTCGGCTGGCTCTACGGCGCAACCACCGTCTCGCTCGGGGCGGTGTTCCTGTGGATGGTCATCCGGCTTCATTACGAGCGCTCCGAGGGGGCCGCTTTCAGGGCGTTCCACGCCTCCAACGCCTACCTCGGATTGGTGCTAGTCGCAATCGTCGTCGACGGCCTCGCCGTCTGA